The Halogranum gelatinilyticum genome includes a window with the following:
- a CDS encoding PHP domain-containing protein: protein MYAVDLHSHSRFFHAWPGRTTRYDPFGLTLNTFAARLRGLDALAVTNHDYSYSAEVGFPTIPGIEVSTADGHVVVVGPDPPTRTTPGELSAAETVDRAHDRGCAAILAHPYRNSNARDSGADFDAVEINGKNPEHIAQTKDLAKRLGLPLVGGSDAHYLVEVGRAYTRLDIDELTPTAVADAIRDGRVAAMTHFGTLDKVIDRAYTKIHTEKDWLETEESDETAGDRR, encoded by the coding sequence GTGTACGCCGTCGACCTCCACAGCCACAGTCGCTTCTTCCACGCCTGGCCGGGCCGAACGACACGCTACGACCCGTTCGGGCTGACGCTCAACACGTTCGCGGCCCGTCTCCGTGGTCTCGACGCGCTCGCCGTGACGAACCACGACTACAGCTACTCCGCGGAGGTCGGCTTCCCCACCATCCCCGGCATCGAGGTCTCGACGGCCGACGGCCACGTCGTCGTTGTCGGTCCCGACCCGCCGACGCGGACGACACCCGGCGAACTGTCCGCCGCCGAGACAGTCGACCGCGCTCACGACCGCGGCTGTGCGGCCATCCTCGCTCACCCCTACCGCAACAGCAACGCCCGCGACTCGGGCGCGGACTTCGACGCGGTCGAGATCAACGGCAAGAACCCCGAACACATCGCCCAGACCAAAGACCTCGCCAAGCGGCTCGGCCTGCCACTCGTCGGCGGCAGCGACGCGCACTACCTCGTCGAGGTGGGGCGCGCCTACACCCGTCTCGACATCGACGAACTGACGCCGACGGCCGTCGCCGACGCTATCCGAGACGGCCGGGTGGCGGCGATGACACACTTCGGCACGCTGGACAAGGTCATCGACCGCGCCTACACAAAGATTCACACCGAGAAGGACTGGCTGGAGACCGAGGAGTCCGACGAGACGGCCGGTGACCGTCGTTGA
- a CDS encoding acyl-CoA thioesterase, with amino-acid sequence MVTAHADVTLLESYTEMTQILMPNDTNNMGRALGGSILHWMDICGAVTGRRFAHNQVVTASMDHVDFTGAIDLGDIVRIEGYVFDTGETSLDIRVDVVTEVPETGARRDTASSFFTFVAIDEDEQPTAVPNLACPTSEERSLRQYALDERASRRRELVEKVQVADD; translated from the coding sequence ATGGTCACAGCGCACGCGGACGTGACACTCCTCGAATCGTACACCGAGATGACGCAGATACTGATGCCGAACGACACGAACAACATGGGCCGGGCACTCGGTGGGTCGATTCTCCACTGGATGGATATCTGTGGAGCGGTCACCGGCCGGAGATTCGCCCACAACCAGGTCGTGACGGCGTCGATGGACCACGTCGACTTCACTGGTGCAATCGACCTCGGCGACATCGTCCGTATCGAGGGATACGTCTTCGACACTGGAGAGACGAGCCTCGATATCAGAGTCGACGTCGTCACGGAGGTCCCCGAGACGGGGGCGCGCCGCGACACAGCGAGTTCGTTCTTCACGTTCGTCGCCATCGACGAAGACGAGCAGCCGACGGCGGTTCCGAACCTCGCCTGCCCGACGTCCGAGGAACGGTCGCTCCGACAGTACGCGCTCGACGAGCGGGCGTCGCGTCGGCGGGAACTGGTCGAGAAAGTCCAGGTCGCAGACGACTGA
- a CDS encoding Lrp/AsnC family transcriptional regulator, giving the protein MDDLDRRILNILRRDARTPYTEIAERVGTSEGTVRNRVERLTDDGVIERFTVATRTGNVKAMIEVSVAVDVDTTGVCDEMAEWEEVDFAWQVSGEEDIVLVVDCADTRGVNELITQARELEEVKRTKTRLILDERLG; this is encoded by the coding sequence ATGGACGACCTCGACCGACGCATCCTGAACATCCTCCGACGGGATGCCAGAACGCCGTACACGGAGATCGCAGAGCGTGTCGGCACCTCCGAGGGCACGGTGCGTAACCGTGTCGAACGGCTCACCGACGACGGCGTCATCGAACGGTTCACCGTCGCCACCCGGACCGGGAACGTCAAGGCGATGATCGAGGTCTCCGTCGCGGTCGACGTCGACACGACCGGCGTCTGCGACGAGATGGCCGAGTGGGAAGAGGTCGACTTCGCGTGGCAGGTCAGCGGCGAGGAGGACATCGTGCTCGTCGTCGACTGCGCGGACACCCGCGGCGTCAACGAACTCATCACGCAGGCCCGCGAGTTGGAGGAAGTCAAACGGACGAAGACGCGGCTGATTCTGGACGAACGGCTCGGCTGA
- the carA gene encoding glutamine-hydrolyzing carbamoyl-phosphate synthase small subunit, translating into MSDAYIALEDGRVVEARGRVPGRTRGELVFTTAYTGYEESLTDPSYEEQVLTFSYPLIGNYGVRDERFESDRIHPRAAVAREFTEEVVEWLASEDVPAIDHIDTRDLVTSIREEGAMKCGIAVGDGVTPEDAREELAQCKGMSEHVDIGKQVSVDEPEFYEGSGVADVALIDCGAKGSITSSLVERGADVHVLPYDTTVSEVAELDPDILFISNGPGDPANFEQAATLVEEFVGEIPIAGICLGQQVVARALGGTTEKMAFGHRGVNQPVQDLQTGKVVMTTQNHGYTVEEPGDQLTVTQRNVNDDTAEGLANEELDVITRQYHPEANPGPHDTLGFFDDVLAMVGYEGDTTHTAVADD; encoded by the coding sequence ATGTCGGACGCCTACATCGCACTGGAAGACGGCCGCGTCGTCGAGGCGCGTGGCCGTGTTCCGGGGCGTACACGTGGCGAACTGGTTTTCACAACAGCCTACACGGGCTACGAAGAGAGTCTGACCGACCCTTCCTACGAGGAGCAGGTCCTGACCTTCTCGTACCCGCTCATCGGGAACTACGGCGTCCGAGACGAGCGATTCGAGTCCGACCGTATCCACCCGCGTGCGGCCGTCGCCCGCGAGTTCACCGAAGAGGTCGTCGAATGGCTCGCCAGCGAGGACGTTCCCGCCATCGACCACATCGACACGCGCGACCTCGTGACCTCCATCCGCGAGGAGGGCGCGATGAAGTGCGGTATCGCCGTCGGCGACGGCGTCACGCCCGAGGACGCTCGCGAGGAACTCGCGCAGTGTAAGGGCATGAGCGAACACGTCGATATCGGCAAGCAGGTCTCGGTCGACGAACCCGAGTTCTACGAGGGGAGCGGCGTCGCCGACGTCGCACTCATCGACTGCGGGGCGAAAGGCTCGATCACGTCCTCGCTCGTCGAGCGCGGCGCGGACGTTCACGTCCTGCCCTACGACACGACGGTCTCGGAGGTCGCGGAACTCGACCCGGACATCCTGTTCATCTCGAACGGGCCGGGCGACCCGGCCAACTTCGAGCAGGCCGCGACGCTCGTCGAGGAGTTCGTCGGCGAGATTCCCATCGCGGGCATCTGTCTCGGCCAGCAGGTCGTCGCCCGCGCACTCGGCGGCACCACCGAGAAGATGGCCTTCGGCCACCGCGGCGTCAACCAGCCGGTCCAGGACCTCCAGACGGGCAAGGTCGTCATGACCACCCAGAACCACGGCTACACGGTCGAGGAACCCGGCGACCAGCTGACCGTCACCCAGCGCAACGTCAACGACGACACCGCCGAAGGGCTGGCCAACGAGGAACTGGACGTCATCACGCGGCAGTACCACCCCGAGGCCAACCCCGGCCCGCACGACACCCTCGGTTTCTTCGACGACGTACTCGCGATGGTCGGCTACGAGGGCGACACGACCCACACCGCCGTCGCAGACGACTGA
- a CDS encoding cupin domain-containing protein: MEKVNVADGFDSFDETWSPRLAAELNGQAVKFAKLDGEFVWHHHDDADELFFVTSGELRIELREREDIHLTEGEFVVVPRGVEHRPVALPEADVILFEPAETRNTGNVESERTADVERL; this comes from the coding sequence ATGGAGAAAGTAAACGTCGCCGACGGGTTCGACTCCTTCGACGAGACGTGGTCGCCGCGACTCGCCGCCGAGTTGAACGGCCAAGCGGTCAAGTTCGCCAAACTCGACGGCGAGTTCGTCTGGCACCACCACGATGACGCTGACGAACTGTTCTTCGTGACGAGCGGCGAGCTCCGCATCGAACTCCGCGAGCGCGAGGACATCCATCTCACCGAGGGCGAGTTCGTGGTCGTCCCGCGTGGCGTCGAACACCGGCCGGTCGCGCTGCCCGAGGCCGACGTGATTCTCTTCGAGCCGGCCGAGACACGGAACACGGGCAACGTCGAGAGCGAGCGAACGGCAGACGTCGAGCGGCTGTAG
- a CDS encoding CehA/McbA family metallohydrolase, whose protein sequence is MLLPFESKLRSNVSDDLTVRIDPHVHSDASYDGHDSIELILEQAAEIGLDAVVITDHDVIHESLRAADLAPLYGLIGIPGVEVSTAHGHLLAIGVEEMPPRRQPMDETVQWVRDHGGVAIVPHPFQRSRHGVRKKNLTDCDAVETYNSWLFTGYKNRRAQRFADGNGYPSVAASDAHHLQFVGRAYTDITFEDTHRANVDADMILDAIRNGHTQVQGRRTPLAASTRHYGIGAARKSGYYAKVGALKSASYAKLGALYGGRFAKTGALRGARALYRLSPLSR, encoded by the coding sequence ATGCTTTTACCCTTCGAGTCCAAACTACGGTCGAACGTGTCCGACGATTTGACCGTCCGAATCGACCCGCACGTCCACTCCGACGCTTCCTACGACGGCCACGACTCCATCGAACTTATCCTGGAGCAGGCCGCCGAGATCGGGCTGGACGCGGTCGTCATCACGGACCACGACGTCATCCACGAGTCCCTCCGCGCCGCCGACTTGGCCCCGCTCTACGGCCTCATCGGTATCCCGGGCGTCGAGGTCTCGACCGCCCACGGCCATCTGCTGGCCATCGGCGTCGAGGAGATGCCTCCTCGCCGCCAGCCGATGGACGAGACCGTCCAGTGGGTCCGCGACCACGGTGGCGTCGCCATCGTCCCCCACCCCTTCCAGCGGAGTCGCCACGGCGTCCGCAAGAAGAACCTCACCGACTGTGACGCCGTCGAGACCTACAACTCGTGGCTCTTCACGGGCTACAAGAACCGCCGTGCCCAGCGGTTCGCCGACGGCAACGGCTATCCGAGCGTCGCCGCCAGTGACGCCCACCATCTCCAGTTCGTCGGCCGCGCCTACACCGACATCACCTTCGAGGACACCCACCGCGCGAACGTCGACGCGGACATGATCCTCGACGCCATCCGCAACGGCCACACGCAGGTACAAGGTCGACGCACCCCTCTCGCCGCCTCGACCAGACACTACGGCATCGGCGCGGCCCGCAAGAGCGGCTACTACGCGAAGGTCGGCGCGCTCAAGAGTGCCTCCTACGCTAAACTCGGCGCGCTCTACGGCGGCCGGTTCGCCAAGACCGGCGCGCTCCGCGGGGCACGCGCGCTCTACCGGCTGTCGCCGCTGTCGCGGTAG
- a CDS encoding Rieske (2Fe-2S) protein: MSVPDNRFVEAVPLSDLQSEGRQLRTLDGVQVALFDHEGEVRAVDNRCPHMGFPLTEGSVDDGILTCHWHHARFELSCGDTFDPWADDVQAYPVEVHDGTVYVDPHPEPDESPEEHWANRLDVGLEQNLRLVTAKAAIGLVDADVDPAEQVERGVLFGTRYREGGWSSGLTILSLLANVLDDLRVEDRKRALYQGNVHVASDCAGQPPKFDQDAFDARDLSAERLKSWFRDTVEVRDPDGAERCLRTAIANDCSQSALAGMLVAAATDHRYLDTGHTMDFVNKACEALDTVGWEHAEHVLPSLVEGLATADRAEERSSWRQPVDLASRLDETFARLDDLVAAGAGEEWTEPDDFTDTLHSDDSEVVVTALEEAISEGATVEELAGAVAFAAGKRVAQFATANEFSDWNTVHHTFTYANAVHQLSQRTDARELYRGVFDAAVNVYLDRFLNTPPAPLPDAGESDADAEQLLDDLLATFDREGQVNEAGRLAAQFLDAGGDPGRLRQKLGEGLLREDAGFHTYQALEAGFAQYDETADHERKRTLMVAVARYLAAHFPTRREREQTFTIAARLQRGEAIHEE, encoded by the coding sequence ATGAGCGTACCCGACAACAGGTTCGTCGAAGCGGTCCCGCTCTCAGACCTCCAATCCGAGGGGCGACAGCTCCGCACACTCGACGGCGTCCAGGTCGCCCTCTTCGACCACGAGGGCGAGGTCCGTGCCGTCGACAACCGGTGTCCCCACATGGGCTTTCCGCTGACCGAGGGCAGCGTCGACGACGGGATTCTCACCTGTCACTGGCACCACGCGCGGTTCGAACTCTCCTGCGGCGACACCTTCGACCCGTGGGCCGACGACGTGCAAGCCTACCCGGTCGAGGTCCACGACGGGACCGTCTACGTCGACCCGCATCCCGAACCGGACGAGTCGCCCGAAGAGCACTGGGCCAACCGCCTCGACGTCGGCCTCGAACAGAACCTCCGACTCGTCACCGCGAAGGCGGCCATCGGTCTCGTCGACGCGGATGTCGACCCCGCCGAGCAGGTCGAACGGGGCGTCCTGTTCGGGACGCGCTACCGCGAGGGCGGCTGGAGTTCCGGGCTGACCATCCTGAGTCTGCTCGCCAACGTCCTCGACGACCTCCGTGTGGAGGACAGAAAGCGCGCGCTCTACCAGGGCAACGTCCACGTCGCGTCCGACTGTGCGGGCCAGCCGCCGAAGTTCGACCAAGACGCCTTCGACGCGCGGGACCTCTCGGCAGAGAGATTAAAATCGTGGTTCCGCGACACGGTCGAGGTCCGAGACCCCGACGGCGCGGAGCGCTGTCTCCGCACGGCCATCGCGAACGACTGCTCGCAGTCGGCGTTGGCGGGGATGCTCGTCGCCGCCGCGACGGACCACCGCTACCTCGATACGGGCCACACGATGGACTTCGTCAACAAGGCCTGTGAGGCCCTCGATACCGTCGGCTGGGAGCACGCCGAGCACGTCCTCCCGAGTCTCGTGGAGGGACTGGCCACGGCGGATAGAGCGGAAGAACGCTCTTCGTGGCGACAGCCCGTCGACCTCGCGAGCCGACTCGACGAGACGTTCGCCCGCCTCGACGACCTCGTCGCCGCGGGCGCGGGCGAGGAGTGGACGGAGCCGGACGACTTCACCGACACGCTCCACAGCGACGACTCGGAGGTCGTCGTCACGGCACTCGAAGAAGCCATCTCGGAGGGCGCGACGGTCGAGGAACTCGCGGGAGCCGTCGCCTTCGCCGCGGGCAAGCGCGTCGCACAGTTCGCCACGGCCAACGAGTTCTCCGACTGGAACACCGTCCACCACACCTTCACCTACGCCAACGCGGTCCACCAGTTGAGCCAGCGGACGGACGCGCGGGAGCTGTATCGTGGTGTCTTCGACGCCGCGGTCAACGTCTACCTCGACCGCTTCCTGAACACCCCGCCCGCGCCGCTGCCGGACGCCGGAGAGTCCGACGCCGACGCCGAGCAGCTCTTGGATGACTTGCTGGCGACGTTCGACCGAGAGGGACAGGTCAACGAAGCCGGACGGCTCGCCGCACAGTTCCTCGACGCCGGTGGCGACCCCGGTCGGTTGCGCCAGAAACTGGGGGAGGGCCTGCTGCGCGAGGATGCGGGGTTCCACACCTACCAAGCACTGGAGGCGGGCTTCGCACAGTACGACGAGACCGCGGACCACGAGCGCAAGCGGACGCTCATGGTCGCCGTCGCGCGCTATCTCGCCGCGCACTTCCCGACGCGGCGCGAGCGCGAGCAGACGTTCACGATTGCCGCGCGGTTACAGCGGGGGGAAGCGATTCACGAGGAATGA
- a CDS encoding DUF255 domain-containing protein, whose amino-acid sequence MNEDTHVEWREWGPEAFAEADRTNKPVLLSLSATWCAGCHEMDTETYSEPRIAANVNDGFVPVRVDVDRQPRVRERYNMGGFPTTAFLTPEGKLLTGAMYLGPDGMRQVLDRVREMWDAKGNEAGRVPRALAGNPTPAGAVTPAIEEHLAGQLGEKYDERFAGWGNDAKFPMPRTVEFALKRERDQALRTLDAVRDHLLDDVAGGFFRYAGDRGWGDVHHEKLLDTNAALVRAFANAYLYTGEDVYREPAEQTIDYLTDELWTGLGIGGSQGPAEGSDYYLLDADERAETTKPRTDLTVFAGGNALAADAFLTYHAYTDDETAREYARRLLDTLRTDLVDEHGVVTHFAGDEASESLLLEDHARVVAAFCRAQQVLGEGVDVARAVADAAIDELYDEESFRDGPAEGTGMLDKPLRPIDANVEMADALLDLAVLTGDDEYREIARETIGAFAGAADRIGVQVASYGAVAGRLCRDPLVVAVADEVGSDLHRAALRIADHEKLVVPEATGDEYERGKAYLLDGDEAYAAETPSELMETVAERAQL is encoded by the coding sequence ATGAACGAAGACACGCACGTCGAGTGGCGCGAGTGGGGGCCGGAGGCCTTCGCGGAGGCCGACCGGACCAACAAACCGGTCCTGCTCTCGCTGTCGGCGACGTGGTGTGCCGGCTGTCACGAGATGGACACTGAGACGTACAGCGAACCCCGCATCGCGGCCAACGTCAACGACGGCTTCGTGCCGGTCCGCGTCGACGTCGACCGCCAGCCTCGCGTCCGCGAACGGTACAACATGGGCGGCTTCCCGACGACGGCCTTCCTGACGCCCGAGGGCAAGCTCCTGACGGGCGCGATGTATCTCGGTCCCGACGGGATGCGGCAGGTGCTCGACCGGGTGCGCGAGATGTGGGACGCGAAAGGCAACGAGGCCGGTCGCGTGCCGCGCGCGCTCGCTGGCAACCCGACGCCCGCCGGTGCCGTCACGCCCGCCATCGAGGAGCATCTCGCGGGGCAGTTGGGCGAGAAGTACGACGAGCGGTTCGCCGGCTGGGGCAACGACGCCAAGTTCCCGATGCCCCGAACCGTCGAGTTCGCGCTGAAGCGTGAGCGTGACCAAGCCCTGCGGACCCTCGACGCCGTCCGCGACCATCTGCTCGACGACGTCGCTGGCGGCTTCTTCCGCTACGCGGGCGACCGCGGCTGGGGCGACGTCCACCACGAGAAGCTGCTGGACACCAACGCCGCGCTGGTCCGTGCCTTCGCCAACGCCTACCTCTACACCGGCGAAGACGTCTACCGCGAACCGGCCGAGCAGACCATCGACTACCTCACAGACGAGCTCTGGACGGGGCTGGGCATCGGCGGCAGCCAGGGTCCCGCGGAGGGCAGCGACTACTACCTGCTCGACGCCGACGAGCGCGCGGAGACGACGAAGCCCCGGACTGACCTGACGGTCTTCGCCGGTGGCAACGCGCTGGCCGCCGACGCCTTCCTGACCTACCACGCCTACACCGACGACGAGACGGCCCGCGAGTACGCCCGTCGGCTACTCGACACGCTCCGGACGGATCTGGTCGACGAACACGGGGTCGTCACCCACTTCGCGGGCGACGAGGCCAGCGAGTCGCTCCTGCTCGAAGACCACGCCCGCGTCGTCGCGGCCTTCTGTCGCGCACAGCAGGTGCTCGGCGAGGGTGTCGACGTCGCCCGCGCCGTCGCCGACGCCGCCATCGACGAACTCTACGACGAGGAGTCGTTCCGCGACGGTCCCGCCGAGGGAACGGGGATGCTCGACAAACCTCTCAGACCAATCGACGCCAACGTCGAGATGGCCGACGCGCTCCTCGACCTGGCCGTGCTCACGGGTGACGACGAGTACCGCGAGATCGCCCGCGAGACGATTGGTGCCTTTGCTGGCGCGGCCGACCGCATCGGCGTCCAGGTCGCGAGCTACGGAGCCGTGGCGGGACGGCTCTGCCGCGACCCGCTCGTCGTCGCCGTCGCCGACGAGGTCGGCTCGGACCTCCACCGCGCCGCGCTCCGCATCGCCGACCACGAGAAACTCGTCGTTCCCGAGGCGACGGGCGACGAGTACGAGCGCGGGAAGGCATATCTGCTGGACGGCGACGAGGCGTACGCCGCCGAGACGCCGAGCGAACTGATGGAGACGGTCGCCGAACGCGCGCAGCTCTAA
- a CDS encoding TrmB family transcriptional regulator: MANLRDLGLSEYEARAYRALLRTGPTTAKELSRASDVPMGRVYDVLNSLEQYNLVRSQAASRPKKYVAVEPDTALDRLLEDKHQELEEKARQYEGIVDELVDELDAAEPVQGQFWTAAVGPDETVDLLLERLSAADDHIVVVAGSSSVQFDLGEVGDLVVEELEGALNRGVDVMVLLSPEIVETLPPSVGERYLEHLADHPQFEVRTSQTVSGTFNLIDDTEVCIEVPNPLDPGETFAMIDLKDPEFATDVRDVFEPRWETADELRL; this comes from the coding sequence ATGGCAAACCTCCGTGACCTCGGTCTCTCCGAGTACGAGGCTCGCGCCTACCGGGCACTGTTGCGAACCGGCCCGACAACAGCGAAGGAGTTGTCGCGGGCGAGCGACGTCCCGATGGGGCGCGTCTACGACGTTCTCAACAGTCTCGAACAGTACAACCTCGTCCGGAGTCAGGCGGCGAGTCGGCCGAAGAAGTACGTCGCCGTCGAACCCGACACCGCCCTCGACCGCCTCTTGGAGGACAAACACCAGGAGTTAGAGGAGAAAGCCCGCCAGTACGAGGGCATCGTCGACGAGCTCGTTGACGAACTCGACGCCGCCGAGCCGGTTCAGGGGCAGTTCTGGACGGCCGCCGTCGGTCCCGACGAGACGGTCGACCTCCTGCTCGAACGGCTCTCGGCGGCCGACGACCACATCGTCGTCGTCGCCGGCTCTTCGTCCGTGCAGTTCGACCTCGGCGAGGTCGGCGACCTCGTCGTCGAAGAACTCGAAGGCGCGTTGAACCGCGGCGTCGACGTGATGGTTCTGCTCTCGCCGGAGATCGTCGAGACGCTCCCGCCGAGCGTCGGCGAGCGGTATCTGGAGCATTTGGCCGACCATCCGCAGTTCGAAGTGCGGACGAGTCAGACCGTCTCGGGCACGTTCAACCTCATCGACGACACGGAGGTCTGTATCGAGGTGCCGAACCCGCTCGACCCCGGCGAGACGTTCGCGATGATCGACCTCAAGGACCCCGAGTTCGCGACCGACGTCCGCGACGTGTTCGAGCCGCGGTGGGAGACGGCCGACGAGCTCAGGCTGTAA
- the mptA gene encoding GTP cyclohydrolase MptA, with the protein MSHQLPDVQATKPDVSVGLSQVGVTGVEKLVKVARDGKRPLVLMAEFEVFVDLPGGRKGIDMSRNMQVVDEILEDAVSEPTYRVEDLCGQAAERLLAKHDYTSTAEVRMTADLILREDTPASELQTQSTAKIIASATATEEGTREEIGAEVVGMTVCPCSQGMSASRARDVMQDLDVDEETIDEFLEKVPQPGHSQRGHATLTITSDGSPDVDLIDVIDIARDSMSARIYNLAKRPDEDHMTYHAHANAKFVEDCVRSLAEMTVEKFDHLADNAVVHMKQSNDESIHQHNAHAEREVTMQQLRSEMRR; encoded by the coding sequence ATGAGTCACCAGCTGCCTGACGTTCAGGCAACGAAACCCGACGTCTCCGTCGGACTCAGTCAAGTGGGCGTCACAGGCGTCGAGAAACTCGTCAAGGTCGCCCGCGACGGCAAGCGGCCGCTCGTCCTGATGGCCGAGTTCGAGGTCTTCGTCGACCTCCCCGGCGGCCGGAAGGGGATCGACATGAGCCGCAATATGCAGGTCGTCGACGAGATCCTCGAAGACGCCGTCAGCGAGCCGACCTACCGCGTCGAAGACCTCTGTGGACAGGCCGCAGAGCGGCTCCTCGCCAAGCACGACTACACCAGCACCGCCGAGGTCCGCATGACCGCCGACCTCATCCTCCGCGAGGACACCCCCGCCAGCGAACTCCAGACGCAGAGCACGGCGAAGATCATCGCCAGCGCGACCGCCACCGAGGAAGGGACCCGCGAGGAGATCGGTGCCGAGGTCGTCGGCATGACCGTCTGTCCCTGCTCGCAGGGGATGTCGGCCTCCCGCGCTCGCGACGTGATGCAGGATCTCGACGTCGACGAGGAAACCATCGACGAGTTCTTGGAGAAGGTCCCCCAGCCGGGACACTCCCAGCGCGGCCACGCAACACTCACGATCACCAGCGACGGGTCGCCCGACGTCGACCTCATCGACGTCATCGACATCGCTCGCGACTCGATGAGCGCGCGCATCTACAACCTCGCCAAGCGACCCGACGAGGACCACATGACCTATCACGCCCACGCGAACGCCAAGTTCGTCGAGGACTGTGTTCGGTCACTCGCCGAGATGACCGTTGAGAAGTTCGACCATCTCGCGGACAACGCGGTCGTCCACATGAAGCAGTCGAACGACGAGTCCATCCACCAGCACAACGCCCACGCCGAGCGCGAGGTCACGATGCAGCAGCTCCGCTCGGAGATGCGTCGCTGA
- a CDS encoding DUF7124 domain-containing protein, with translation MDNSGTMTLAFELEALKGLADPNAVFEDARGWTEYVGVVSEKPTYVVTNFTRKERVRQDFFSGPRGVEESLENVKRQFDTDRHVFVGTTDEDEQVAEDAGWEFLHVEDAAEAAGWTLAGDAEDDEDHFETETRDDWP, from the coding sequence ATGGATAACAGCGGGACGATGACGCTCGCGTTCGAGCTGGAGGCACTGAAGGGACTCGCCGACCCCAACGCCGTCTTCGAGGACGCCCGAGGCTGGACGGAGTACGTCGGCGTCGTCAGCGAGAAACCGACCTACGTCGTCACCAACTTCACCCGGAAAGAGCGCGTCCGCCAGGACTTCTTCTCGGGACCGCGCGGCGTCGAGGAGAGCCTGGAGAACGTCAAACGACAGTTCGACACCGACCGACACGTCTTCGTCGGCACGACCGACGAGGACGAGCAGGTCGCCGAGGACGCCGGCTGGGAGTTCCTGCACGTCGAGGACGCCGCCGAGGCCGCCGGCTGGACGCTCGCAGGTGATGCCGAGGACGACGAGGACCACTTCGAGACGGAGACCCGCGACGACTGGCCCTGA